The genomic segment CCGTACTCGGCATTGCGGGCACGGTTGGCGTGTTCGTCGCCATGTTGTCTTTAGCCAAGGGATTTAAATCCACCCTGGTTTCCTCCGGCTCGCCGCGCAACGCCGTGGTGCGCCGTGCGGGCGCCACGTCGGAGATGGACAGCGCTGTCTCGGTGGACCACGTCAAGATCATCGAAGAGGCGGGCGGCGTGGAGCGCGGCGCCTCCGGCCCGCTGGTCAGCCCGGAAACTGTAGTTGTCGCCGCATTTCCTCTGAAGTCGACCGGGACCGACGCCAACGTTCAGGTGCGCGGCGTCTCCCCGAAGGCCTTGCAGGTCCGCGACAACGTCAAGATTGTTTCCGGGCGCATGTTCGAGCCCGGCCTCAACGAGCTGGTAGTCGGCCGCTACGTCGCCGGCACGTACGCTGGACTTGAACTCGGAAACACGGTGAAGTTTGGCGGCGGCAGCTGGACGGTGGTAGGCGTGTTTAACGCCGGCGGCAGCGCCTTCGACTCAGAGATCTGGGCCGACGCCAATGTCGTGAAGGACGTTTACAAGCGCCCTCCGGCGAACTTCTCCTCGCTGACTGTGCGCCTCACCTCACCGGACGCGTTCAAGGCCTTCAAGGACGCGCTCACCTCCGACCCGCGCCTCTCCGTCCAGGCGGACCGCGAGATCGAGTACTACGATAAGCAATCGCGGGCGATCACTAATCTCATCCTCGTGCTCGGGACCATGGTGGGCATTGTCATGGGGATCGGCGCGGTGTTTGGCGCGCTCAATACCATGTACTCGGCGGTCGCCGAGCGCACCCGGGAAATCGCCACCATGCGCGCCCTGGGTTTCGGCGCGGGCAGCGTGGTCTCATCCTTTGTTTTCGAAGCCCTGTGCATCGCGTTCATTGGCGGCGTGCTCGGCTGCCTTGCGATCCTGCCGCTCAACGGGCTCACCACCGGCACCATGAACTGGCAGACCTTCTCGCACCTGGCGTTTGCGTTTCGGGTTACGCCCGCGCTGCTCGCCGGAGGCGTTGTATTTGCGCTGCTGATGGGCATCGTCGGCGGTGTGCCACCGGCTGTCCGCGCTGCCCGCGCCCGCGTCGCCGTCGCCCTGCGGGAACTCTGAAGAACGGGTCCCCGACGAATCTCCGAGGTTTGTAGCACGGTTGCGCAGGCGTCACGCGGCGTCCGGCAGTTGTGCGGAAAGACGTTGACCAGGGACGAATAGGCAAGGCGGCAGTGAGGAACCAGGGCTAAAAACAACAAGTGCCGGAGGGCGGGGATGATCGGCCTATGAAAGGGAACCGCTATGAAAACCCCACCCGGTCCGGCAAACCTGGCCACAGTGTGAGCCCGTGGGAGCCAATCACGGTGTGATGCGGGTCACAATCAAGGGTGATGAGTATTCAAGTTGGGAAATCGGCCCGAACAAGGCGGGAGCCGGGGTAATCCCCGGAACGGAAAAAAGCTCCGTTCCGGCCCAGGTAGGGCAGTCGCGGGCGCGGGTTGCGCATCTTATACACCAGGACTGCGTTCTTACGCGCAGGCGAATTCACCTCTATGCCAAATTCAAACCGATCCTCCGTGGCCCTCATCGTAATTCTCATTGCGTCCGGATTGCTGGGCATGGTTTTCGGGCAGCGTGTACAAACGGCGCAGAACGAGGACGCCGACATGCAGCAAAACCTGCGCCACTTCACGCAGGTGTACGACGTGGTAGAACAGAATTACGCCGAGCCGGTCAAGCCCGACAAGGCAATCTATGACGGGGCGATCCCGGGCATGCTGCGCGCGCTGGACCCGCATTCGACGTTCTTCGACCCCAAGGCGTTCGCGCAGCTCAATGAAGAGCAACGGGGCAACTACTTCGGCGTTGGCATGGAGATCGGCCCGCGCGGCAACAGGATCGTAGTGATCTCGCCGTTTGTTGGCGCACCCGCGTACAAAGCAGGAATTCGCGCCGGCGACGTCATCATGGCGGTGGACGGGAAGCCCACCGACAACATGACCACGGGCGAAGTTGCCGACCTGGTGAAGGGCCCGCGGGGATCGCAGGTGCACATCAGCATCCTGCGCGAAGGCGCGCCGAAGCCGCTGGAGTTCACGCTGACGCGCGACGAAATTCCACGGCACAGCGTGGATGTGCATTTCCAGGTGCGGCCGGGGATCGGTTATCTGCACATCAGTTCCTTCATCGAAACCACCGAACACGAACTCGACATGGCACTGGCGGAGTTCGGGAACCTGAATGGGTTGATTCTCGACCTGCGACAGGACCCGGGCGGTTTGCTGAAGGAAGCGGTGGCGGTGGCGGACAAGTTCCTGCCCAAGGGCGCGGTGGTGGTGTCGCAGCGCGGGCGGTCGTCGCCGGAAATCGTGTATCGCGCCAAGAACGGCAACGCCGGCAAGAACTACCCGATTGTCGTGCTGGTCAACCGCGGCACGGCTTCAGCGGCGGAAATCGTATCGGGCGCGATCCAGGACCACGACCGCGGGCTGGTGCTGGGTGAAAACACATTCGGCAAGGGGCTGGTGCAAACGGTGTACCCGCTGTCCGACCACACAGGTCTGGCGCTGACCACGGCGAGGTACTACACACCGAGCGGCCGCCTGATCCAGCGAAAATATACCGGCATGTCACTCTACGACTACTACTACGGCGCGGGGAGCCAGGACAACACCGCCGGGCGCGAGGCCAAAGCCACCGATAGCGGGCGTACCGTGTACGGGGGCGATGGCATCACGCCGGACGTGAAGTTCGCCGAGCCGAAGCCGAACGCATTCCAGACTGAGATGCAGATCCACTACGTGTTCTTCGATTTTGCCAAGCGTTACCTGAGCAGCCGTCCGATCTCGCGCAGCTTCACCGTCGATGATCAGGTGCTGCAGCAATTCCGGGAATTCCTCAACGCCAATAAAGTGCCGTGGACCGAGGCCGACCTGCAGCAGAACCTGGATTGGGTGAAGTCGAACGTCAAAGGCGAGTTGTTTACCGAAGCATTTGGCCTCGACGCCGGCCTGCAAGCCAGAGCGGAGGCGGACCCCGAAGTGGCCAAGGCACTCGAGCTTTTACCGCAGGCAAAACAACTGACCGAGAACGCGCGGCGCGTCATCGCTGCCCGCTCAACCGGCGGCGACGCGGGCAGACAATAGCGGGTAACGCAGCTTTTTGGCCACTTTTCAGAGGAGAGGCGTTAGTACAGTCCCAGATAGGCGGCGCGGACCTGCTCGTTGTTTAACAATTCCTCCGCCGACCCTTGCAGAATGACCGCGCCATTTTCGACCACGTAGCCGCGCTTGGAGACGCTCAGGCCGTCGACGACGTTCTGTTCCACGACCATGACGGTGACGCCCTTTTCCCCGATTTGGCGGATTTTCTGGAAAACCTCCTCCACCAGCTTGGGCGCCAGTCCGAGAGAGGGTTCGTCGAGCAGGAGCAGCTTCGGTTCCGACATCAGCCCGCGCGCGATGGCCACCATCTGCTGCTCACCGCCCGACAAGGTTCCCGCCATTTGTTTGCGGCGCTCCTTCAGAACCGGAAACATCGTGAACTGCTCTTCCATCAACAGCGGAATTCTGGGGCGCGTGCGCTGGATGTAGGCGCCAAGCGCGAGGTGCTCTTCCACCGTCATGTAGGGAAACAGTTGCCGGCCCTCGGGTACGTGGCTGATGCCGCGCGCTACGATTTCGTGCGCCGGCGTCTTGGCGATATTCTGCCCTTCGAAGCTGACGGCACCCTTGGTCGCGCGCAGCAGGCCGCTGATCACGCGCAAGGTCGTGGTTTTTCCCGCGCCGTTGGCGCCAATCAGGGTCACGATCTCGCCGCGGTTCACGGTCAAAGTGATGTTGAACAACGCCTGGAAATCGCCGTACGCGGCTTCAACCTCCGTCAACTCCAGCAGCGGAGTATTTCCGTTGGCGCTCATTTCAGCAATTCCTTGTACTTCACTCCCAGGTAGGCCGCGATCACTTCCGGCCAGCGAACCACGTCCTGCGGCTTGCCTTCCGCGATCTTGACGCCGTGGTCGAGCACCACCACGCGATCGGCGATCTTCATCACCACTTGCATCACGTGCTCGACGCCGCCAATGGCCGCGATGCCCCACTCCGGCAGGCGCTTCAGCAGGTCCGCCAGTTTCAGCGCTTCCACCGTCGGCAAGCCGGCCACGACTTCGTCCAGCAGGATCAACTTCGGTTTGGTCGCCAGTGCGCGCGCAATCTCCAGCCGTTTCATCATCGCCACTCCCATGCCGCGCGCCGGCAGGTGCATGACCTTCCCCATGCCGAGAAATTGCAGCACCTTGGCTGCCTCCTGCGCGGCCACATGCGGCGACGGCGTATGCAGGAACGCTCCCAACATGGCGTTCTCCAGCACCGTCAGGTTGCGCAACGGTTTGACGAGCTGGAAGGTGCGGCCGAGACCCAGCTTCGCGGCCTTGTCGGGCGATGAATGCGTGATGTCGCGCCCGTCAAAGATGATCTGCCCCGCATCGGCCTGGTGCACGCCGGTGATCAGGTTAAAGAGCGTCGTCTTGCCGGCGCCGTTGGGCCCGACGATGAACGCGATTTCGCCGGCCTCCACCGCCATCGAGACCTCCGAGACGGCCTTCAGTCCGCCAAACCGCTTGCTCACGTTCTTGATTTCCAGCAACGCCATAGGCAAGAATCTCGGAACTTACAACTCACTCCGACTGCGGTTGCGGTAGCGGCACGCGTTTGCTCTCCTCCGCCGGTCCGGGCGGCGGCGTACTCGAAAACGGCGTGACTGGCCCAGGCCTGAACCAGCGCAGCTTCCGGCTCAACGTCCCCACAATGCCTTCCGGCAGGAACAGCACCACCAGCACCACCAGGATGCCGTAGATCAGCAGGTGCGCTTCTTTGAAGATGTTCTTGAACACTTCCGACGCCGTCTCCAGCACCAGCGATCCCACCACCGGCCCCAGTAGCGTCCCGGCGCCGCCCAGCATCGGCAAAATCGCGATTTCGACCGACACTTCAATTCCAAACATCTGGTCGGGCACGATGAACAGGAAGAGGCTGGCGTAGAGCGCGCCGGCCAGTGCCGACACGGCCGCGCTGAGCAGCAGTGCCCACAGTTTCACCCTTGCGGTATTCACGCCTACGGACAGCGCCGTGTCCTCGTCCTCGCGGATGGCCATCAGGTAATAGCCGAAGCGCGACCGCTCCACCCAGTAGTTGAGCGCGAACGCGGCGATGGCCAGCACCACGCAGGCGTAATAAAACGACACCATCGTGTTGCGCGGAAACAGCGACGGCACCGCCGCGCCGACGTCACCACCGGTAACATCGGGCAGGTTCTTGGCGATCAGCCGCACCACCTCAGCGAAAGCGATGGTCGCCAGGCAGAAGTAGGGTCCGCGCAAGCGGAAGGAGACGCTACCGATAATCACGGCGGCGACCAGAGCGAGAACCACGCCCCCACCAATCGCCAGCCATGGCGACACCTTCTGGCTCAGCAGCGCCAGTCCGTATGCGCCAATGCCGAAGAACGCGGCGTGGCCCAGTGACAACTGCCCGGTATATCCGCCGACCAAATTCCACGCCAGACCGAGCGTGGCGAACAGAAACAGCCGGAAGATGACCTGGAGGAAGTAGTCGTTGTGCAGGAACAACGGGATGACGAGCGCCACCGCGAATATCGCCGCGCCGATCATCACCTGCGGGCGCTTCATACGCGCTGGCTCCCGAAAATGCCGCTGGGCTTGAACGACAGCACAAGAATAAAGATGACGAAGTCCACCACCAGCGCCCACTCATTGCCCCAGTACAGGCTGGTGAGACTCTCGACCACGCCCAGCACCAGGCCCGCGGCCGCTGCGCCCTCGATCGATCCCATGCCGCCCATCACCACCATCAGGAACGACTTCAGGTTGAACAGGTGGCCGACGTCCGGATACAGATAGAAAACCGGCAACAACAGTCCGCCGGCAATTCCCGCCGCCGCCGCTCCCAGCCCAAACGTGACCGCCTGCACGCGGTGGACGTTGATGCCCATCAGCGGCGCTGAATAGGGATTCTGCGCGATGGCGCGCGCCGCGCGACCGAACATGGTGCGCATCACGAACATGTACAGCCCGGCTGCCGCCAGCATCGCGATCCCGAACGAAATCACCCACGGCGCATTGAGCGAAATCTGCGATCCCAGCCGGAAGTTCTTGCCGAGGAGCGGAAAGTTGAGCTGGTGATAATCAGCGCCGAAGATCAGCAGAATGCTGTCGACGCAAATCAGCGACACGCCCAGCGTGAGCAGGATGATCATGAACTCGGCCTGCACCGGAACGTGCCGCACCAAGCCCGCATAGACCGCCGCGCCGATGGCGAACAGCAGCATCCCGGCGGCAAGGAAGCCAAAATATGGATTGACGTGGCCGTACTCGAAGATCACCCAGGTGGCGTACATGCCGAGCATGAGGAAGGCGCCGTGGGCGAAGTTCACGATGCGCATGACGCCGAATATCAGCGCCATGCCCATCGCGATCAGCGCGTACAGCGATCCCGTCAGCAAGCCGTTCAGGACCGCCTGCAAAAAAGGATAGAACCAGTCCACCGCGTTACCCCGCCCGCAACTCGCTGTTTACAGCTCGCCCGACTTCTTACGCTGGCTCCATGTCGGTGTGGGATAAATCGGCTTGGCTTCGGCCGCATCCAGGGGCCAGACCACCTTGTATTTCTGGTCCTGGACTTGCGTCACCAAGGTCGGGTGCGCGTTCTGACCTGTGGCGTCGAACTTGATGGAGCCGAACGGCGTGGTGGGCATATCGGTCTTGCGGACCTCATCGCGGATGGCCGCCGGCGATGTCATGTTCTTTTTCATGGCTTCCGCCGCGACCATCAGCGCGATGTACGCCTCGAGCGCATGGAACGACGGATGCGTTTTCGTCAACTGAAAAAATTTCTCATCGAACTCTTTCGAGCCCGCCCATTTCGCCGACGGCAGCCACTGCGCCACCGAGAAAGTGTAGTTGGCGTACTTGCCGGCGCCCTTCTCCGTCGGGAAATCCGCCACCGCAAAACCGGTGCCGGCGGAGGTGTAGTACTTCGGGTTGAAGGTCCCCTGCTCGGATTGCCGCATCAGCGTGGTCGCGTCCAGCAGGTAGGAGGCGAAATACACGACCTCCGGGTTCTTCGACTTCACCCGCTGCAGCAGCGACTTATAGTCGGGCGAGCTGGTCTGGTAGGCCTCGGTGTCCACAAGGTTCATTCCGTCAGCGGTTGCTGCTTCGCTCATAGATTTGAAATTCGCCTGGCCGAAATTCGTGTTCTCATACACGATGGCCAGGTTTTTCGGGTTGCCGTTGTTCTTCAGAAAATCCAGCGTCGACTTGGCATAATCGCCCGAGCCCGCGCACAGCCGGAAGATCCACTGCGACCCGGTCTGCATGATGTTGTCCGCGACCGCCGTCGGAATGATGAGCGGAACCTGCTTCGCGGTCACAACCGGAACGATGGCGCGCGTGCTCTCGGAGGAATACGATCCCAGGATGATGGGCACGTGGTCCTGGTCGACCAGCTTGTTGACGCCCTGCACCGCCTGGTCGGGCTTGCTCTGGTCGTCGTAAAAATCCAGCTCGACTTTCTTGCCGTTGATTCCGCCCTTGGCGTTCAACTCTTCCAGCGCGATGGCGTAGCCGTTTTTGTGAGCCTGGCCGAACGCAGCCTGGCTACCGGTCAATGAGCTGATCACGCCGATCTTGACGGTGTTGCCGCCACCTTTGTTCTGGCAGCCGACCAGGACAGCGACACTCAACAATACGATGATGACGAGGACAGCAGAGGTTCTGGGGCGCATGACCACTCCTCCACAAGAGATTGATCCGAACTGGGGTTGCAGGCCCCCTTGATCGTGAGTGGAGATTGTACGCTTCCGAGCCCATGAACGGCGACA from the Terriglobia bacterium genome contains:
- a CDS encoding ABC transporter permease codes for the protein MAIPLTYNLRSLRVRWTSTVVAVLGIAGTVGVFVAMLSLAKGFKSTLVSSGSPRNAVVRRAGATSEMDSAVSVDHVKIIEEAGGVERGASGPLVSPETVVVAAFPLKSTGTDANVQVRGVSPKALQVRDNVKIVSGRMFEPGLNELVVGRYVAGTYAGLELGNTVKFGGGSWTVVGVFNAGGSAFDSEIWADANVVKDVYKRPPANFSSLTVRLTSPDAFKAFKDALTSDPRLSVQADREIEYYDKQSRAITNLILVLGTMVGIVMGIGAVFGALNTMYSAVAERTREIATMRALGFGAGSVVSSFVFEALCIAFIGGVLGCLAILPLNGLTTGTMNWQTFSHLAFAFRVTPALLAGGVVFALLMGIVGGVPPAVRAARARVAVALREL
- a CDS encoding S41 family peptidase; this translates as MPNSNRSSVALIVILIASGLLGMVFGQRVQTAQNEDADMQQNLRHFTQVYDVVEQNYAEPVKPDKAIYDGAIPGMLRALDPHSTFFDPKAFAQLNEEQRGNYFGVGMEIGPRGNRIVVISPFVGAPAYKAGIRAGDVIMAVDGKPTDNMTTGEVADLVKGPRGSQVHISILREGAPKPLEFTLTRDEIPRHSVDVHFQVRPGIGYLHISSFIETTEHELDMALAEFGNLNGLILDLRQDPGGLLKEAVAVADKFLPKGAVVVSQRGRSSPEIVYRAKNGNAGKNYPIVVLVNRGTASAAEIVSGAIQDHDRGLVLGENTFGKGLVQTVYPLSDHTGLALTTARYYTPSGRLIQRKYTGMSLYDYYYGAGSQDNTAGREAKATDSGRTVYGGDGITPDVKFAEPKPNAFQTEMQIHYVFFDFAKRYLSSRPISRSFTVDDQVLQQFREFLNANKVPWTEADLQQNLDWVKSNVKGELFTEAFGLDAGLQARAEADPEVAKALELLPQAKQLTENARRVIAARSTGGDAGRQ
- a CDS encoding ABC transporter ATP-binding protein, with protein sequence MLELTEVEAAYGDFQALFNITLTVNRGEIVTLIGANGAGKTTTLRVISGLLRATKGAVSFEGQNIAKTPAHEIVARGISHVPEGRQLFPYMTVEEHLALGAYIQRTRPRIPLLMEEQFTMFPVLKERRKQMAGTLSGGEQQMVAIARGLMSEPKLLLLDEPSLGLAPKLVEEVFQKIRQIGEKGVTVMVVEQNVVDGLSVSKRGYVVENGAVILQGSAEELLNNEQVRAAYLGLY
- a CDS encoding ABC transporter ATP-binding protein, whose amino-acid sequence is MALLEIKNVSKRFGGLKAVSEVSMAVEAGEIAFIVGPNGAGKTTLFNLITGVHQADAGQIIFDGRDITHSSPDKAAKLGLGRTFQLVKPLRNLTVLENAMLGAFLHTPSPHVAAQEAAKVLQFLGMGKVMHLPARGMGVAMMKRLEIARALATKPKLILLDEVVAGLPTVEALKLADLLKRLPEWGIAAIGGVEHVMQVVMKIADRVVVLDHGVKIAEGKPQDVVRWPEVIAAYLGVKYKELLK
- a CDS encoding branched-chain amino acid ABC transporter permease — protein: MKRPQVMIGAAIFAVALVIPLFLHNDYFLQVIFRLFLFATLGLAWNLVGGYTGQLSLGHAAFFGIGAYGLALLSQKVSPWLAIGGGVVLALVAAVIIGSVSFRLRGPYFCLATIAFAEVVRLIAKNLPDVTGGDVGAAVPSLFPRNTMVSFYYACVVLAIAAFALNYWVERSRFGYYLMAIREDEDTALSVGVNTARVKLWALLLSAAVSALAGALYASLFLFIVPDQMFGIEVSVEIAILPMLGGAGTLLGPVVGSLVLETASEVFKNIFKEAHLLIYGILVVLVVLFLPEGIVGTLSRKLRWFRPGPVTPFSSTPPPGPAEESKRVPLPQPQSE
- a CDS encoding branched-chain amino acid ABC transporter permease, whose amino-acid sequence is MDWFYPFLQAVLNGLLTGSLYALIAMGMALIFGVMRIVNFAHGAFLMLGMYATWVIFEYGHVNPYFGFLAAGMLLFAIGAAVYAGLVRHVPVQAEFMIILLTLGVSLICVDSILLIFGADYHQLNFPLLGKNFRLGSQISLNAPWVISFGIAMLAAAGLYMFVMRTMFGRAARAIAQNPYSAPLMGINVHRVQAVTFGLGAAAAGIAGGLLLPVFYLYPDVGHLFNLKSFLMVVMGGMGSIEGAAAAGLVLGVVESLTSLYWGNEWALVVDFVIFILVLSFKPSGIFGSQRV
- a CDS encoding ABC transporter substrate-binding protein is translated as MRPRTSAVLVIIVLLSVAVLVGCQNKGGGNTVKIGVISSLTGSQAAFGQAHKNGYAIALEELNAKGGINGKKVELDFYDDQSKPDQAVQGVNKLVDQDHVPIILGSYSSESTRAIVPVVTAKQVPLIIPTAVADNIMQTGSQWIFRLCAGSGDYAKSTLDFLKNNGNPKNLAIVYENTNFGQANFKSMSEAATADGMNLVDTEAYQTSSPDYKSLLQRVKSKNPEVVYFASYLLDATTLMRQSEQGTFNPKYYTSAGTGFAVADFPTEKGAGKYANYTFSVAQWLPSAKWAGSKEFDEKFFQLTKTHPSFHALEAYIALMVAAEAMKKNMTSPAAIRDEVRKTDMPTTPFGSIKFDATGQNAHPTLVTQVQDQKYKVVWPLDAAEAKPIYPTPTWSQRKKSGEL